One genomic window of Lytechinus variegatus isolate NC3 chromosome 1, Lvar_3.0, whole genome shotgun sequence includes the following:
- the LOC121418172 gene encoding WD repeat-containing protein 35-like isoform X2, giving the protein MFVYLSKKIAIPNNIKLRCVSWNQEHGYIACGGENGLLKVLKLDSGAGKDAKQRGLAAPSNLSMNQTLEGHSGAVQVVTWNSQYQKLTSSDEYGLIIVWMFYKGCWFEEMINNRNKSVVRSMAWTSDGQRICIVYEDGAVIVGSVDGNRIWGKELKGMQLCQVEWSPDSKTILFGMTNGELHIYDNQGNFCSKLTAYCLTNATGAVHIAGVDWYDGKYGLVEPGCPTLAICYDNGRAQIMRDETDDNPVLIDTGMSVVKVMWNYNGSALAVAGTQKSLQQDKDVNVVQFYTPFGEHLRTLKVPGQGLSAISWEGGGLRIALAVDSYIYFANIRPDYKWGYCASTVVYSFTKPDRVENCVVFWDTLNSERYVKYVRNLLSVTAYGDHCVLATRADETMGQVYVLVLCNCIGTPLESKYIDIEPSFVAVTKTHVIAASKEAIYIWQFKTPKKITAMEVNTAMGRKKDSRERVYHIDDTPSGAGDGVLDFSKAFAPTRDPICCVAASDKVLIVGRESGTLHRYSLPHVALVNKHVVNCRPHALSLNCTSSRLAIIDIAGILTFFDLDTKWVNPEGQEVIGQPLQFERKDVWDMRWAEDNAELIAMMEKTRMYIFRNLDPEEPIVSSGYICLFEDLQIKSVLLDEVMKDPEHPGKECMVELDIKSLRDTCDLLEKVGIEDAAQFIEDNPHPRLWRLLAEKAMETLDLKVAEQAFVRCRDFQGIEFVKRLGNLQSETMRSAEVAAYFKRFEEAERMYRDMDRRDLAVNLRMKLGDWFRVVQLLKSGGGGDDVQMQQAWNAIGDYYADRQKWANAVTYYLQGNNQERLAECYYMLEDFGGLNKLSDALPENHLLLPEIASMFLTVGMCAEAVSAFLKCNEIKKAVDCCVHLNQWDQAVELAKTHHIREIDSLLAKYAAHLLEKEKTLQAIELYRKANHYLDAAKLMFQTAETEGKKKLKPLRTKKIYVLGALLIENYHEQMKVQSKLKTKSKKTEASSALAGLLEEEALATSDTKLIDNAWRGAEAYHFLLLAQRQLYQGYVDASMKTALHLREYDDILDPVDIFSILALASCANRAFGTCSKALSKLETLEGLTAEQRQQFEDLSLQIFTKHSPKDARSNKVECPNCDTVIPDSMGVCVHCDTKFPTCIVTGRPLLDYQFWMCSTCKHRAYENDIRTMATCPLCHIEI; this is encoded by the exons CAAGCTTCGATGTGTTTCATGGAACCAGGAGCATGGTTATATAGCATGCGGTGGGGAGAATGGATTACTCAAAGTTCTTAAACTGGATTCCGGAGCTG GAAAAGATGCAAAGCAGAGAGGTCTTGCTGCACCAAGTAACCTTTCTATGAATCAAACACTAGAAGGACATTCTG GTGCTGTGCAAGTTGTTACATGGAACTCTCAGTATCAGAAACTGACTTCAAGTGACGAGTATGGCCTCATCATTGTATGGATGTTCTATAAGG gttgtTGGTTTGAGGAGATGATCAACAATAGAAACAAGTCTGTCGTTAGGAGCATGGCATGGACGTCAGATGGCCAGCGAATCTGTATCGTCTATGAAGACG GTGCTGTGATCGTGGGGTCGGTGGATGGTAACCGGATCTGGGGTAAAGAACTCAAAGGAATGCAGCTATGTCAGGTGGAGTGGTCACCCGACTCCAAAACCATTCTCTTCGGAATGACAAATGGTGAACTACACATCTACGACAACCAAGGCAACTTTTGT TCTAAATTGACAGCGTACTGTCTGACAAATGCTACTGGTGCCGTTCACATTGCTGGTGTTGATTGGTACGATGGGAAGTATGGTCTAGTGGAGCCAGGCTGTCCAACCTTGGCAATCTGTTATGATAACGGCAGAGCACAGATCATGCGGGATGAGACCGATGATA ACCCTGTTCTGATAGATACTGGCATGTCGGTCGTCAAAGTGATGTGGAACTACAATGGGTCAGCTTTAGCCGTGGCCGGCACACAGAAGTCCCTGCAGCAAGATAAGGATGTCAATGTCGTTCAGTTCTATACCCCTTTCGGAGAG CATTTACGAACCTTGAAAGTGCCCGGTCAGGGGTTGTCTGCAATATCGTGGGAAGGCGGAGGATTACGTATAGCCCTGGCCGTTGACAGCTACATCTACTTTGCCAACATCCGTCCCGACTACAAGTGGGGCTACTGCGCCAGTACCGTGGTCTATTCTTTTACCAAGCCTGATCGAGTGGAGAACTGCGTGGTCTTCTGGGATACTCTCAACTCTGAA AGATATGTGAAGTATGTGAGGAATCTGTTATCAGTGACGGCGTATGGAGACCACTGTGTGCTGGCTACAAGGGCAGACGAAACAATGGGGCAAGTG TATGTGCTTGTGCTGTGTAACTGCATTGGAACTCCACTGGAATCCAAGTATATTGATATAG AGCCATCATTCGTTGCTGTGACCAAGACCCATGTAATAGCTGCCTCCAAGGAAGCCATCTACATCTGGCAATTTAAAACTCCTAAGAAGATAACAGCAATGGAGGTGAACACAGCTATGGGACGTAAGAAGGATTCAAGAGAGAGGGTCTATCACATCGATGATACTCCTTCAGGAGCCGGTGACGGTGTCCTGGACTTCAGCAAGGCATTCGCT CCCACCAGGGATCCAATCTGCTGCGTAGCTGCTTCTGACAAGGTGTTGATCGTTGGCCGTGAATCTGGAACCTTGCATCGCTACTCACTCCCACACGTAGCCCTGGTCAACAAGCATGTAGTCAACTGTAGACCTCATGCCTTGTCCTTGAACTGTACTTCAAG TCGTTTGGCAATCATTGACATCGCTGGGATCTTGACATTCTTTGACCTCGACACCAAGTGGGTCAACCCTGAAGGTCAAGAGGTTATAGGTCAGCCGTTGCAGTTTGAAAGGAAAGATGTGTGGGATATGAGATGGGCCGAGGATAATGCTGAACTCATTGCTATGATGGAAAAGACCAGGATGTACATCTTTAGAAACTTGGACCCCGAG GAACCCATTGTTAGTTCAGGCTACATCTGTCTGTTTGAAGACCTTCAGATTAAGAGTGTTTTATTGGATGAAGTGATGAAGGATCCTGAACATCCTGGAAAGGAATGCATGGTAGAGCTAGATATCAAG AGTTTGAGAGATACGTGTGATCTGTTAGAAAAGGTTGGCATCGAAGATGCTGCTCAATTCATTGAAGACAACCCTCATCCAAGATTATG gcGTCTGTTGGCAGAGAAGGCCATGGAAACCCTTGATCTGAAGGTCGCAGAGCAAGCGTTTGTCCGCTGCCGAGACTTCCAAGGGATCGAGTTTGTGAAGCGCCTTGGGAACCTACAGAGTGAGACGATGAGAAGCGCAGAAGTAGCAGCCTACTTCAAGAGATTTGAGGAAGCGGAAAGAATGTATAGAGATATGGATAGgag GGATCTAGCAGTGAACCTGCGTATGAAACTGGGTGACTGGTTCAGGGTAGTACAGCTCTTGAAATCAGGCGGAGGGGGTGATGACGTTCAGATGCAACAGGCTTGGAATGCTATCGGTGATTACTATGCAGATAGACAGAAGTGGGCTAATGCGGTCACATATTATCTTCAG GGAAACAACCAAGAGAGATTAGCAGAGTGTTACTACATGCTAGAGGATTTTGGTGGACTTAACAAGCTTAGTGACGCTTTACCCGAAAACCATCTACTCTTACCG GAGATAGCCTCCATGTTCTTGACCGTGGGGATGTGCGCCGAGGCCGTCTCGGCTTTCCTCAAGTGCAATGAAATCAAGAAGGCGGTGGACTGCTGCGTGCATCTCAACCAATGGGACCAGGCAGTGGAGCTCGCCAAGACGCATCACATCCGAGAGATCGATAGTCTCCTCGCCAAGTACGCAGCTCATCTTCTGGAGAAGGAGAAGACGCTTCAGGCTATAGAGCTCTATCGCAAGGCTAATCATTACCTGGATGCTGCTAAGCTTATGTTTCAG ACAGCTGAAACTGAaggcaaaaagaaattaaagccTCTGAGGACAAAGAAGATCTATGTACTTGGTGCATTGCTG atTGAGAACTACCATGAGCAAATGAAGGTACAATCTAAACTCAAGACAAAGAGTAAGAAAACAGAG GCAAGTTCTGCTCTAGCTGGTCTACTAGAGGAGGAAGCTCTGGCTACGTCAGACACTAAGCTGATAGACAATGCATGGCGAGGTGCCGAAGCATACCATTTCTTGTTACTTGCACAAAGACAACTCTACCAAG GATACGTTGATGCTAGTATGAAGACGGCTCTGCATCTCCGAGAGTATGATGATATTTTGGACCCTGTGGATATCTTCTCGATCTTGGCTCTGGCTTCTTGTGCCAACAGAGCATTTGGGACCTGCTCCAAGGCTCTCTCCAAGCTGGAGACTTTGGAGGGACTCACGGCTGAGCAGCGGCAGCAGTTTGAAGACCTGTCTTTACAGATCTTTACAAA GCATTCTCCCAAAGATGCTCGTAGTAACAAGGTTGAGTGCCCCAACTGTGATACTGTTATTCCTGATTC AATGGGAGTTTGTGTGCACTGCGACACCAAGTTCCCAACGTGCATTGTTACAGGGCGCCCTCTGTTGGACTATCAGTTCTGGATGTGCAGTACATGCAAGCACAGGGCATATGAGAACGACATCCGAACCATGGCTACGTGTCCTCTCTGTCACATTGAAATATGA
- the LOC121418172 gene encoding WD repeat-containing protein 35-like isoform X1 — translation MFVYLSKKIAIPNNIKLRCVSWNQEHGYIACGGENGLLKVLKLDSGAGKDAKQRGLAAPSNLSMNQTLEGHSGAVQVVTWNSQYQKLTSSDEYGLIIVWMFYKGCWFEEMINNRNKSVVRSMAWTSDGQRICIVYEDGAVIVGSVDGNRIWGKELKGMQLCQVEWSPDSKTILFGMTNGELHIYDNQGNFCSKLTAYCLTNATGAVHIAGVDWYDGKYGLVEPGCPTLAICYDNGRAQIMRDETDDNPVLIDTGMSVVKVMWNYNGSALAVAGTQKSLQQDKDVNVVQFYTPFGEHLRTLKVPGQGLSAISWEGGGLRIALAVDSYIYFANIRPDYKWGYCASTVVYSFTKPDRVENCVVFWDTLNSERYVKYVRNLLSVTAYGDHCVLATRADETMGQVDPSDPIQYVLVLCNCIGTPLESKYIDIEPSFVAVTKTHVIAASKEAIYIWQFKTPKKITAMEVNTAMGRKKDSRERVYHIDDTPSGAGDGVLDFSKAFAPTRDPICCVAASDKVLIVGRESGTLHRYSLPHVALVNKHVVNCRPHALSLNCTSSRLAIIDIAGILTFFDLDTKWVNPEGQEVIGQPLQFERKDVWDMRWAEDNAELIAMMEKTRMYIFRNLDPEEPIVSSGYICLFEDLQIKSVLLDEVMKDPEHPGKECMVELDIKSLRDTCDLLEKVGIEDAAQFIEDNPHPRLWRLLAEKAMETLDLKVAEQAFVRCRDFQGIEFVKRLGNLQSETMRSAEVAAYFKRFEEAERMYRDMDRRDLAVNLRMKLGDWFRVVQLLKSGGGGDDVQMQQAWNAIGDYYADRQKWANAVTYYLQGNNQERLAECYYMLEDFGGLNKLSDALPENHLLLPEIASMFLTVGMCAEAVSAFLKCNEIKKAVDCCVHLNQWDQAVELAKTHHIREIDSLLAKYAAHLLEKEKTLQAIELYRKANHYLDAAKLMFQTAETEGKKKLKPLRTKKIYVLGALLIENYHEQMKVQSKLKTKSKKTEASSALAGLLEEEALATSDTKLIDNAWRGAEAYHFLLLAQRQLYQGYVDASMKTALHLREYDDILDPVDIFSILALASCANRAFGTCSKALSKLETLEGLTAEQRQQFEDLSLQIFTKHSPKDARSNKVECPNCDTVIPDSMGVCVHCDTKFPTCIVTGRPLLDYQFWMCSTCKHRAYENDIRTMATCPLCHIEI, via the exons CAAGCTTCGATGTGTTTCATGGAACCAGGAGCATGGTTATATAGCATGCGGTGGGGAGAATGGATTACTCAAAGTTCTTAAACTGGATTCCGGAGCTG GAAAAGATGCAAAGCAGAGAGGTCTTGCTGCACCAAGTAACCTTTCTATGAATCAAACACTAGAAGGACATTCTG GTGCTGTGCAAGTTGTTACATGGAACTCTCAGTATCAGAAACTGACTTCAAGTGACGAGTATGGCCTCATCATTGTATGGATGTTCTATAAGG gttgtTGGTTTGAGGAGATGATCAACAATAGAAACAAGTCTGTCGTTAGGAGCATGGCATGGACGTCAGATGGCCAGCGAATCTGTATCGTCTATGAAGACG GTGCTGTGATCGTGGGGTCGGTGGATGGTAACCGGATCTGGGGTAAAGAACTCAAAGGAATGCAGCTATGTCAGGTGGAGTGGTCACCCGACTCCAAAACCATTCTCTTCGGAATGACAAATGGTGAACTACACATCTACGACAACCAAGGCAACTTTTGT TCTAAATTGACAGCGTACTGTCTGACAAATGCTACTGGTGCCGTTCACATTGCTGGTGTTGATTGGTACGATGGGAAGTATGGTCTAGTGGAGCCAGGCTGTCCAACCTTGGCAATCTGTTATGATAACGGCAGAGCACAGATCATGCGGGATGAGACCGATGATA ACCCTGTTCTGATAGATACTGGCATGTCGGTCGTCAAAGTGATGTGGAACTACAATGGGTCAGCTTTAGCCGTGGCCGGCACACAGAAGTCCCTGCAGCAAGATAAGGATGTCAATGTCGTTCAGTTCTATACCCCTTTCGGAGAG CATTTACGAACCTTGAAAGTGCCCGGTCAGGGGTTGTCTGCAATATCGTGGGAAGGCGGAGGATTACGTATAGCCCTGGCCGTTGACAGCTACATCTACTTTGCCAACATCCGTCCCGACTACAAGTGGGGCTACTGCGCCAGTACCGTGGTCTATTCTTTTACCAAGCCTGATCGAGTGGAGAACTGCGTGGTCTTCTGGGATACTCTCAACTCTGAA AGATATGTGAAGTATGTGAGGAATCTGTTATCAGTGACGGCGTATGGAGACCACTGTGTGCTGGCTACAAGGGCAGACGAAACAATGGGGCAAGTG GATCCTTCTGACCCAATTCAG TATGTGCTTGTGCTGTGTAACTGCATTGGAACTCCACTGGAATCCAAGTATATTGATATAG AGCCATCATTCGTTGCTGTGACCAAGACCCATGTAATAGCTGCCTCCAAGGAAGCCATCTACATCTGGCAATTTAAAACTCCTAAGAAGATAACAGCAATGGAGGTGAACACAGCTATGGGACGTAAGAAGGATTCAAGAGAGAGGGTCTATCACATCGATGATACTCCTTCAGGAGCCGGTGACGGTGTCCTGGACTTCAGCAAGGCATTCGCT CCCACCAGGGATCCAATCTGCTGCGTAGCTGCTTCTGACAAGGTGTTGATCGTTGGCCGTGAATCTGGAACCTTGCATCGCTACTCACTCCCACACGTAGCCCTGGTCAACAAGCATGTAGTCAACTGTAGACCTCATGCCTTGTCCTTGAACTGTACTTCAAG TCGTTTGGCAATCATTGACATCGCTGGGATCTTGACATTCTTTGACCTCGACACCAAGTGGGTCAACCCTGAAGGTCAAGAGGTTATAGGTCAGCCGTTGCAGTTTGAAAGGAAAGATGTGTGGGATATGAGATGGGCCGAGGATAATGCTGAACTCATTGCTATGATGGAAAAGACCAGGATGTACATCTTTAGAAACTTGGACCCCGAG GAACCCATTGTTAGTTCAGGCTACATCTGTCTGTTTGAAGACCTTCAGATTAAGAGTGTTTTATTGGATGAAGTGATGAAGGATCCTGAACATCCTGGAAAGGAATGCATGGTAGAGCTAGATATCAAG AGTTTGAGAGATACGTGTGATCTGTTAGAAAAGGTTGGCATCGAAGATGCTGCTCAATTCATTGAAGACAACCCTCATCCAAGATTATG gcGTCTGTTGGCAGAGAAGGCCATGGAAACCCTTGATCTGAAGGTCGCAGAGCAAGCGTTTGTCCGCTGCCGAGACTTCCAAGGGATCGAGTTTGTGAAGCGCCTTGGGAACCTACAGAGTGAGACGATGAGAAGCGCAGAAGTAGCAGCCTACTTCAAGAGATTTGAGGAAGCGGAAAGAATGTATAGAGATATGGATAGgag GGATCTAGCAGTGAACCTGCGTATGAAACTGGGTGACTGGTTCAGGGTAGTACAGCTCTTGAAATCAGGCGGAGGGGGTGATGACGTTCAGATGCAACAGGCTTGGAATGCTATCGGTGATTACTATGCAGATAGACAGAAGTGGGCTAATGCGGTCACATATTATCTTCAG GGAAACAACCAAGAGAGATTAGCAGAGTGTTACTACATGCTAGAGGATTTTGGTGGACTTAACAAGCTTAGTGACGCTTTACCCGAAAACCATCTACTCTTACCG GAGATAGCCTCCATGTTCTTGACCGTGGGGATGTGCGCCGAGGCCGTCTCGGCTTTCCTCAAGTGCAATGAAATCAAGAAGGCGGTGGACTGCTGCGTGCATCTCAACCAATGGGACCAGGCAGTGGAGCTCGCCAAGACGCATCACATCCGAGAGATCGATAGTCTCCTCGCCAAGTACGCAGCTCATCTTCTGGAGAAGGAGAAGACGCTTCAGGCTATAGAGCTCTATCGCAAGGCTAATCATTACCTGGATGCTGCTAAGCTTATGTTTCAG ACAGCTGAAACTGAaggcaaaaagaaattaaagccTCTGAGGACAAAGAAGATCTATGTACTTGGTGCATTGCTG atTGAGAACTACCATGAGCAAATGAAGGTACAATCTAAACTCAAGACAAAGAGTAAGAAAACAGAG GCAAGTTCTGCTCTAGCTGGTCTACTAGAGGAGGAAGCTCTGGCTACGTCAGACACTAAGCTGATAGACAATGCATGGCGAGGTGCCGAAGCATACCATTTCTTGTTACTTGCACAAAGACAACTCTACCAAG GATACGTTGATGCTAGTATGAAGACGGCTCTGCATCTCCGAGAGTATGATGATATTTTGGACCCTGTGGATATCTTCTCGATCTTGGCTCTGGCTTCTTGTGCCAACAGAGCATTTGGGACCTGCTCCAAGGCTCTCTCCAAGCTGGAGACTTTGGAGGGACTCACGGCTGAGCAGCGGCAGCAGTTTGAAGACCTGTCTTTACAGATCTTTACAAA GCATTCTCCCAAAGATGCTCGTAGTAACAAGGTTGAGTGCCCCAACTGTGATACTGTTATTCCTGATTC AATGGGAGTTTGTGTGCACTGCGACACCAAGTTCCCAACGTGCATTGTTACAGGGCGCCCTCTGTTGGACTATCAGTTCTGGATGTGCAGTACATGCAAGCACAGGGCATATGAGAACGACATCCGAACCATGGCTACGTGTCCTCTCTGTCACATTGAAATATGA